The following are from one region of the Stigmatopora argus isolate UIUO_Sarg chromosome 9, RoL_Sarg_1.0, whole genome shotgun sequence genome:
- the LOC144082429 gene encoding tubulin alpha chain-like isoform X1, which yields MRECISIHVGQAGVQIGNACWELYCLEHGIQPDGMMPSDRVQAVDGSSNTFFSETGSGKHVPRAVFVDLEPTVIDEVRSGTYRKLFHPNQLITGKEDAANNYARGHYTIGREIIDHVADRIRKLADMCSGLQGFLVFHSFGGGTGSGFTSLLMERLSVDFGKKSKLEFSIYPAPRVSTAVVEPYNSILTTHTTLEHSDCAFMVDNEAIYDICHRNLDIERPSYTNLNRLISQIVSSITASLRFDGALNVDLTEFQTNLVPYPRIHFPLATYAPVVSAEKAYHEQLSVSEITNSCFDPNNQMVKCDPRHGKYMACCLLYRGDVVPKDVNAAINAIKSRRTVHFVDWCPTGFKVGINYQPPTAVPGGDLAKVQRAVCMLSNTTAIAEAWARLDHKFDLMYAKRAFVHWYVGEGMEEGEFTEAREDMAALEKDYEEVGANTLDVDQDEGEYY from the exons ATG CGCGAATGTATCTCAATACATGTGGGCCAGGCTGGCGTCCAGATCGGCAATGCCTGCTGGGAGCTCTACTGCCTGGAGCACGGCATCCAACCGGACGGTATGATGCCCAGCGACAGAGTTCAAGCAGTTGACGGTTCCTCCAACACCTTCTTCAGCGAGACTGGTTCGGGAAAGCACGTCCCCAGGGCGGTTTTTGTGGACCTGGAGCCCACTGTCATTG ACGAGGTGCGCTCTGGAACCTATCGTAAACTCTTCCACCCAAATCAGCTGATCACAGGTAAAGAGGACGCGGCAAACAACTACGCTCGCGGCCACTACACCATAGGCAGAGAGATCATCGATCATGTAGCTGACAGGATACGCAAGCTG GCCGACATGTGTTCCGGCCTGCAGGGTTTCCTGGTGTTCCACAGCTTCGGCGGTGGCACCGGCTCGGGTTTCACCTCACTGCTCATGGAGCGTCTCTCTGTGGACTTTGGCAAGAAATCCAAGTTGGAGTTCTCCATCTACCCAGCCCCCCGGGTTTCCACCGCCGTGGTGGAACCCTACAACTCCATTTTAACCACGCACACCACGCTAGAACACTCAGACTGCGCCTTCATGGTAGACAACGAAGCCATCTATGACATCTGCCACAGGAACCTGGACATTGAGCGTCCCTCGTACACCAACTTGAACCGGCTGATCAGCCAGATTGTGTCATCCATCACCGCCTCGTTGCGCTTCGATGGCGCCTTGAACGTAGACTTGACCGAGTTCCAGACCAACCTGGTGCCTTACCCGCGAATCCACTTCCCACTGGCGACCTACGCGCCAGTGGTGTCTGCCGAGAAGGCCTATCACGAGCAGCTGTCCGTGTCTGAGATCACCAATTCTTGCTTCGACCCGAACAACCAGATGGTGAAGTGTGACCCTCGCCACGGTAAGTACATGGCCTGCTGCCTGCTCTACCGTGGTGATGTGGTGCCCAAGGACGTCAACGCCGCTATCAACGCCATCAAGAGCAGGCGCACCGTTCACTTTGTTGACTGGTGCCCCACTGGCTTTAAGGTGGGCATCAACTACCAGCCGCCCACCGCCGTTCCCGGGGGCGACCTGGCTAAGGTGCAGCGAGCCGTGTGCATGCTCAGTAACACAACCGCCATTGCCGAAGCCTGGGCCCGGTTGGATCACAAGTTTGACCTGATGTATGCCAAGCGTGCCTTTGTGCACTGGTACGTGGGCGAGGGAATGGAAGAGGGTGAGTTCACCGAAGCTCGCGAGGACATGGCTGCTTTGGAGAAGGACTATGAGGAGGTTGGCGCCAACACCCTGGATGTCGACCAGGACGAGGGGGAGTACTATTGA
- the LOC144082429 gene encoding tubulin alpha chain-like isoform X2 — protein MMPSDRVQAVDGSSNTFFSETGSGKHVPRAVFVDLEPTVIDEVRSGTYRKLFHPNQLITGKEDAANNYARGHYTIGREIIDHVADRIRKLADMCSGLQGFLVFHSFGGGTGSGFTSLLMERLSVDFGKKSKLEFSIYPAPRVSTAVVEPYNSILTTHTTLEHSDCAFMVDNEAIYDICHRNLDIERPSYTNLNRLISQIVSSITASLRFDGALNVDLTEFQTNLVPYPRIHFPLATYAPVVSAEKAYHEQLSVSEITNSCFDPNNQMVKCDPRHGKYMACCLLYRGDVVPKDVNAAINAIKSRRTVHFVDWCPTGFKVGINYQPPTAVPGGDLAKVQRAVCMLSNTTAIAEAWARLDHKFDLMYAKRAFVHWYVGEGMEEGEFTEAREDMAALEKDYEEVGANTLDVDQDEGEYY, from the exons ATGATGCCCAGCGACAGAGTTCAAGCAGTTGACGGTTCCTCCAACACCTTCTTCAGCGAGACTGGTTCGGGAAAGCACGTCCCCAGGGCGGTTTTTGTGGACCTGGAGCCCACTGTCATTG ACGAGGTGCGCTCTGGAACCTATCGTAAACTCTTCCACCCAAATCAGCTGATCACAGGTAAAGAGGACGCGGCAAACAACTACGCTCGCGGCCACTACACCATAGGCAGAGAGATCATCGATCATGTAGCTGACAGGATACGCAAGCTG GCCGACATGTGTTCCGGCCTGCAGGGTTTCCTGGTGTTCCACAGCTTCGGCGGTGGCACCGGCTCGGGTTTCACCTCACTGCTCATGGAGCGTCTCTCTGTGGACTTTGGCAAGAAATCCAAGTTGGAGTTCTCCATCTACCCAGCCCCCCGGGTTTCCACCGCCGTGGTGGAACCCTACAACTCCATTTTAACCACGCACACCACGCTAGAACACTCAGACTGCGCCTTCATGGTAGACAACGAAGCCATCTATGACATCTGCCACAGGAACCTGGACATTGAGCGTCCCTCGTACACCAACTTGAACCGGCTGATCAGCCAGATTGTGTCATCCATCACCGCCTCGTTGCGCTTCGATGGCGCCTTGAACGTAGACTTGACCGAGTTCCAGACCAACCTGGTGCCTTACCCGCGAATCCACTTCCCACTGGCGACCTACGCGCCAGTGGTGTCTGCCGAGAAGGCCTATCACGAGCAGCTGTCCGTGTCTGAGATCACCAATTCTTGCTTCGACCCGAACAACCAGATGGTGAAGTGTGACCCTCGCCACGGTAAGTACATGGCCTGCTGCCTGCTCTACCGTGGTGATGTGGTGCCCAAGGACGTCAACGCCGCTATCAACGCCATCAAGAGCAGGCGCACCGTTCACTTTGTTGACTGGTGCCCCACTGGCTTTAAGGTGGGCATCAACTACCAGCCGCCCACCGCCGTTCCCGGGGGCGACCTGGCTAAGGTGCAGCGAGCCGTGTGCATGCTCAGTAACACAACCGCCATTGCCGAAGCCTGGGCCCGGTTGGATCACAAGTTTGACCTGATGTATGCCAAGCGTGCCTTTGTGCACTGGTACGTGGGCGAGGGAATGGAAGAGGGTGAGTTCACCGAAGCTCGCGAGGACATGGCTGCTTTGGAGAAGGACTATGAGGAGGTTGGCGCCAACACCCTGGATGTCGACCAGGACGAGGGGGAGTACTATTGA